The following proteins come from a genomic window of Candidatus Methylomirabilota bacterium:
- a CDS encoding HEPN domain-containing protein, with product MVSLAADRFKQAERDLEQAEDSRHAGRHEWACFAAHQAAEKAVKALHLHLGQEAWGHVVAKLIRELPAAAGVPVGLVE from the coding sequence GTGGTCAGCCTGGCGGCGGACCGGTTCAAGCAGGCCGAGCGTGATCTCGAGCAGGCTGAGGACTCGCGCCACGCCGGGCGCCACGAGTGGGCGTGTTTCGCCGCTCATCAGGCCGCGGAGAAAGCCGTGAAGGCCCTCCACCTTCACCTCGGGCAGGAGGCCTGGGGCCACGTCGTGGCAAAGCTGATCCGCGAGCTTCCGGCCGCAGCGGGTGTTCCCGTCGGCCTGGTCGAGCA